From one Pontibacillus sp. HMF3514 genomic stretch:
- a CDS encoding GntR family transcriptional regulator produces MSIKTDNRHLYLQVIDEIKKDIDSGLYQAKEKLPSEFQLSKKLGVSRATLREALRILEEENVVTRRHGVGTFVNPKPVFSSGIEELFSVTEMIERGGMKPGSQFLSTEMVEPTEEDIKKFYPINVETLAKIERVRTADDLPVVYCIDKIPDHLIPIEHVHHGGSMFQLLEQHSDKTISYAVTFLEPVSYQERLYSILDCEPDQSLLLLKQMHYTDEDEPVLYSKNYFRADKFGFHVLRKRV; encoded by the coding sequence ATGAGTATAAAAACAGATAATCGTCACCTCTATTTACAGGTGATCGACGAAATTAAAAAAGATATTGATAGCGGTTTATATCAAGCAAAAGAAAAACTTCCATCCGAGTTTCAGTTATCAAAGAAACTAGGCGTCTCGCGTGCTACGTTACGAGAAGCCTTACGGATACTAGAAGAAGAAAATGTGGTAACGCGTAGACATGGTGTAGGAACCTTTGTTAATCCTAAACCGGTGTTCTCATCTGGTATTGAAGAACTATTTAGTGTAACAGAAATGATCGAACGTGGTGGTATGAAGCCAGGGAGTCAGTTTCTGTCAACAGAAATGGTTGAACCAACAGAAGAGGACATTAAAAAATTTTATCCTATAAATGTCGAAACATTAGCAAAAATCGAACGTGTTCGTACTGCAGACGATTTACCTGTTGTATATTGCATCGATAAAATCCCAGATCATTTGATACCGATTGAACACGTTCATCATGGGGGATCGATGTTTCAGCTATTAGAACAACATAGTGATAAAACAATAAGTTATGCGGTTACATTTTTAGAACCTGTATCTTATCAAGAAAGGCTCTATTCGATTTTAGACTGTGAACCAGATCAATCTTTATTACTACTTAAGCAAATGCATTATACAGATGAAGATGAACCTGTACTATACTCAAAAAACTATTTCCGGGCTGACAAGTTTGGTTTCCATGTTTTGAGAAAACGGGTGTAA
- a CDS encoding BMP family protein has protein sequence MKQRRFLLVFALLLAVGMILGACGSSEETGGENNEEKNNSEEGSNNEGNSEEGNGDFTVAMVTDVGGVDDKSFNQSAWEGLQAFGKENGLEKGPNGYNYAQSESDADYLPNITRLVKKDYNLIYGIGYLLNDAISQASERFPETNFAIVDSVVDQSNVASITFKEHQGSFLVGVAAAMKTESNKVGFVGGVEGDLIKKFESGFRAGVKSVNPDITVDVKYAGGFANADKGKVIANTMYKSGIDVIYHASGATGNGVFSEAKDIKNSNPDRQVWVIGVDRDQYAEGQIGDHNVTLTSMVKRVDVAVQDISTKAMNGNFPGGEIVKYGLDDDAISVAPTNKEAYTDEIKQKVEEWKKKIVDGEVEVPSTREELQSYLDSL, from the coding sequence TTGAAACAACGTCGTTTTCTATTAGTTTTTGCTTTATTATTAGCAGTTGGTATGATCCTTGGCGCATGTGGATCATCTGAAGAAACAGGTGGAGAAAATAACGAAGAGAAAAACAACAGTGAAGAAGGTTCTAATAACGAGGGCAATAGTGAAGAAGGAAATGGTGACTTTACTGTAGCGATGGTTACAGACGTAGGTGGCGTTGATGACAAATCCTTCAACCAATCTGCTTGGGAAGGTCTTCAAGCTTTCGGTAAAGAAAATGGCCTAGAAAAAGGACCGAATGGTTACAACTACGCTCAGTCTGAGTCCGATGCTGACTATCTTCCAAACATTACTCGTCTAGTTAAGAAAGACTACAACCTTATTTATGGTATTGGATACTTACTTAACGATGCAATCTCTCAAGCTTCAGAGCGTTTCCCTGAAACGAACTTTGCAATTGTAGACTCTGTTGTTGATCAGTCAAACGTTGCAAGTATTACATTTAAAGAGCACCAAGGTTCTTTCCTTGTAGGTGTAGCAGCTGCTATGAAAACTGAATCTAACAAAGTTGGATTTGTTGGTGGCGTCGAAGGTGACCTTATCAAGAAGTTCGAAAGTGGTTTCCGCGCAGGTGTTAAATCTGTAAACCCTGATATCACAGTTGATGTTAAGTATGCAGGTGGATTTGCAAACGCAGACAAAGGTAAAGTAATCGCGAACACAATGTACAAATCTGGTATTGATGTAATTTATCACGCTTCTGGTGCGACTGGTAACGGTGTATTCTCCGAAGCAAAAGATATCAAAAACAGTAACCCAGACCGTCAAGTATGGGTAATCGGTGTTGACCGTGACCAGTATGCTGAAGGTCAAATTGGTGATCATAACGTTACACTTACTTCAATGGTTAAACGTGTAGACGTTGCTGTACAAGACATTTCAACTAAAGCAATGAACGGTAACTTCCCAGGTGGAGAAATCGTTAAATACGGTCTAGATGATGATGCTATTTCTGTAGCTCCTACAAACAAAGAAGCTTACACAGATGAAATTAAACAAAAAGTTGAAGAGTGGAAGAAAAAAATCGTTGATGGTGAAGTCGAAGTTCCAAGCACACGTGAAGAACTTCAAAGTTATTTAGACTCTCTTTAA
- a CDS encoding ABC transporter ATP-binding protein produces the protein MDYVIEMLNIRKEFPGIVANDNINLQVKKGEIHALLGENGAGKSTLMNVLFGLYQPEKGEIRVKGEPVKITDPNVANELGIGMVHQHFMLVDTFTVTENIILGAEPKSGVTVDTKSAEQEVREISERYGLKVDPSAKIRDISVGMQQRVEILKTLYRGADILILDEPTAVLTPQEIKELIQIMKTLIQEGKSIILITHKLKEIMEVCDRCTVIRKGEGIGTVNVAETNTTELASLMVGREVSFNTEKEPAKPKEDILHIRDLRVKDTRGVDMVKDLNLDVRAGEIVGIAGVDGNGQSELIEAITGLRDAESGSIELNGQNITNLTPRKVTESGVSHIPQDRHKFGLVLDFPIGENMALQNYYQKPYANMGILNYKEIYRKANSLIEEYDVRTPSEYTPARALSGGNQQKAIIGREVDRSPDLLIAAQPTRGLDVGAIEFIHKKLVEERDKGRAVLLLSFELDEIMNVSDRIAVMFDGQVVANVKPEETNEQELGLLMAGSKKQKEGDS, from the coding sequence GTGGATTACGTTATTGAAATGTTAAACATTAGAAAAGAATTTCCCGGCATCGTAGCTAATGACAATATTAACCTTCAAGTTAAGAAAGGTGAAATTCACGCTTTACTTGGAGAAAATGGAGCAGGAAAGTCGACTTTAATGAACGTATTATTCGGATTGTATCAACCGGAAAAAGGTGAAATTCGTGTAAAGGGTGAACCTGTTAAAATTACAGATCCTAACGTAGCGAACGAGCTTGGAATAGGGATGGTACACCAGCACTTTATGCTTGTTGATACGTTTACGGTTACAGAAAATATCATTTTAGGAGCAGAACCTAAAAGTGGTGTAACCGTTGATACCAAAAGTGCAGAACAAGAGGTTCGTGAGATCTCAGAAAGGTATGGTCTGAAAGTAGATCCTTCAGCCAAAATAAGAGATATCTCAGTTGGGATGCAACAGCGTGTAGAAATCTTAAAGACACTTTACCGTGGTGCTGATATTTTAATCTTAGATGAGCCTACAGCGGTTTTAACGCCTCAAGAAATCAAAGAACTTATTCAAATTATGAAAACACTAATTCAAGAAGGAAAATCTATTATCTTAATTACTCACAAACTAAAAGAAATTATGGAGGTTTGTGATCGTTGTACTGTCATCCGTAAAGGTGAAGGAATTGGTACGGTAAATGTTGCTGAAACAAATACTACTGAACTTGCATCCTTGATGGTGGGTCGAGAAGTAAGCTTTAATACAGAAAAGGAGCCAGCAAAACCAAAAGAGGATATTTTACATATCAGAGATCTTCGTGTCAAAGATACACGTGGAGTGGATATGGTTAAAGATTTGAACCTTGATGTCCGAGCTGGTGAGATCGTTGGTATTGCAGGGGTTGATGGTAACGGTCAAAGCGAATTAATTGAAGCAATAACAGGATTACGTGATGCTGAAAGCGGTTCTATTGAGTTAAATGGCCAAAATATTACGAATCTGACACCACGTAAAGTAACGGAATCAGGGGTTTCACATATTCCGCAGGACCGTCATAAATTCGGTCTTGTACTAGATTTTCCTATTGGTGAAAATATGGCTCTTCAAAACTATTACCAAAAACCATATGCAAACATGGGGATCTTAAACTATAAAGAGATTTATCGAAAAGCTAATAGCTTAATAGAAGAGTATGACGTTAGGACACCAAGTGAATATACACCTGCTCGTGCCCTTTCTGGTGGTAACCAACAGAAAGCTATTATCGGTAGAGAAGTTGACCGTTCACCTGACTTGTTAATTGCAGCACAACCAACGCGTGGTTTGGATGTTGGTGCGATTGAATTTATTCACAAAAAGCTTGTTGAAGAACGTGATAAAGGAAGAGCTGTTCTACTGTTATCTTTTGAATTAGATGAAATTATGAATGTGAGTGACCGAATTGCTGTTATGTTTGATGGGCAAGTGGTTGCCAATGTGAAACCAGAAGAAACGAATGAACAAGAGCTCGGCCTTCTCATGGCAGGTAGTAAGAAGCAGAAGGAAGGTGACAGCTAA
- a CDS encoding ABC transporter permease, whose translation MFSNNRLTNILIPVISVVLGLLSGAIIMLIFGYNPISGYAALWNGAFGDSYFLGETIVKVTPYILSGLAVAFAFRTGLFNIGVEGQVFVGWLAAVWVGTTLDLPMVIHLPLAILVAAVAGGAWGFVPGFLKARFGVHEVIVSIMMNYVALYTCNAIIRSVLTDNSDKTDYVKDSASLASTWLSDITGFSRLHFGFVIAIIGAIIMWFILEKTVKGYELRSVGYNPHASKYAGMNVNRNIILSFIISGGFAGVAGAMEGLGTFQYMSVNNAFTNIGFDGIAVALLGGNAALGTVLAAFLFGTLKVGALNMSTSGVPQELVDIVVALIILFVASGYIIRWALSRFKKEEK comes from the coding sequence ATGTTCTCAAATAATCGATTAACGAACATACTTATACCCGTCATATCAGTAGTATTAGGTTTACTTTCAGGCGCAATTATCATGCTTATTTTTGGATATAACCCGATAAGTGGTTATGCTGCTCTATGGAATGGGGCATTTGGAGATTCGTACTTCTTAGGAGAAACTATTGTTAAAGTTACCCCATATATTTTATCTGGACTAGCCGTGGCATTTGCCTTCCGTACTGGGTTATTTAATATTGGTGTTGAAGGACAAGTATTTGTTGGTTGGCTAGCTGCTGTGTGGGTAGGAACGACTCTTGATTTACCGATGGTTATTCATTTACCGCTAGCGATTTTAGTAGCTGCAGTAGCAGGAGGAGCTTGGGGGTTTGTGCCAGGCTTTTTAAAAGCTCGATTTGGTGTTCACGAAGTTATTGTTTCCATCATGATGAACTACGTTGCATTGTACACATGTAATGCAATCATACGATCTGTTCTAACAGATAATAGTGATAAAACCGATTATGTAAAAGACTCTGCATCATTAGCTTCAACATGGCTTTCAGATATTACAGGGTTTTCCCGATTACACTTTGGGTTTGTTATAGCCATTATTGGCGCAATCATTATGTGGTTTATTCTTGAGAAAACCGTTAAAGGATATGAGTTACGTTCAGTAGGTTATAACCCACATGCCTCCAAATATGCTGGAATGAATGTAAACCGAAATATTATTTTGTCCTTTATTATATCCGGTGGTTTTGCGGGAGTTGCAGGTGCAATGGAAGGCCTTGGAACATTCCAGTATATGTCCGTTAATAACGCTTTCACTAATATAGGGTTTGACGGAATCGCTGTTGCCTTACTAGGTGGAAATGCAGCACTAGGAACCGTGTTAGCCGCCTTCTTATTTGGTACGTTGAAAGTCGGGGCCCTGAACATGTCAACATCAGGCGTTCCACAAGAACTCGTGGACATCGTGGTTGCATTAATTATTCTATTTGTAGCCTCAGGTTATATCATTCGTTGGGCGCTTTCTCGCTTCAAAAAGGAGGAAAAATAA
- a CDS encoding ABC transporter permease has translation MGILDVLTLIVPSAIFFAAPLIFTALGGVFSERSGVVNIGLEGLMVMGAFVGVTVNLTIAGPLSEMGEIWGDLTPWISTLVAMVVAAIFSVIHAVASVTFRADQVVSGVAINFLALGIGLFLIEEWYGKGQTDMVNAPFYSVPTPILSEIPIIGPMFFEGYITSFIAIVLAFVVWFVIYKTPFGLRLRSVGEHPMAADTNGINVSKMRYTGVILSGAFAGIGGSVFALTFTQNFSHATIAGQGFMALAAMIFGKWHPLGAMGAALFFGFAQSLSLTGSSIPLLQDIPSVFLMIAPYVLTILALAGFIGRAEAPKAIGTPYIKGSR, from the coding sequence ATGGGGATTTTAGATGTTTTGACACTAATCGTACCTTCAGCCATATTCTTTGCAGCCCCGCTTATTTTTACAGCATTAGGTGGAGTTTTCAGTGAACGCTCAGGTGTTGTTAACATTGGATTAGAAGGTTTAATGGTTATGGGTGCGTTTGTAGGTGTTACTGTAAACCTTACAATAGCAGGTCCATTAAGTGAAATGGGAGAAATCTGGGGAGATTTAACACCATGGATTTCAACATTAGTCGCTATGGTTGTAGCTGCTATCTTTTCTGTTATTCATGCTGTAGCTTCTGTTACCTTCAGAGCTGATCAGGTAGTTAGTGGCGTAGCAATCAACTTCTTGGCACTTGGTATCGGACTTTTCTTAATTGAAGAGTGGTATGGTAAAGGGCAAACGGATATGGTAAATGCACCATTCTATTCTGTACCTACTCCAATCTTAAGTGAAATCCCAATTATAGGGCCAATGTTCTTTGAAGGATATATTACATCGTTTATCGCGATTGTTTTAGCTTTTGTTGTATGGTTTGTTATTTATAAAACGCCATTTGGACTGCGTCTTCGTTCTGTTGGTGAGCACCCAATGGCAGCTGATACAAACGGAATTAACGTTTCCAAAATGCGTTATACAGGTGTAATTCTGTCAGGCGCCTTCGCGGGTATTGGAGGATCTGTGTTTGCGTTAACCTTTACACAAAACTTCTCCCACGCGACGATTGCAGGACAAGGATTTATGGCGCTCGCAGCTATGATTTTCGGGAAATGGCATCCATTAGGAGCAATGGGGGCAGCTTTATTCTTTGGATTTGCTCAAAGTTTAAGCTTAACAGGGTCATCCATTCCATTGTTGCAAGATATTCCATCTGTATTCTTAATGATTGCACCTTACGTGTTAACAATCCTAGCCCTTGCAGGATTCATCGGCCGCGCCGAAGCTCCAAAAGCGATCGGTACACCATATATTAAGGGTAGTCGTTAA